CCGTCGGCGTACCGGAACGTGAAGTACTCCACCAGGCCGTCTGCCGAGCAGGCCCCGACGGCGATCCGCTTCATGTCCGCGTTGGGCCGCCAGGCCGCGAGGGCCGCGGCCAGCTGCCCCGCAAGAGCGTCGGGCTCGGGCCGCTCGTCGAGCAGCACGTACAGCTCGCCGACGGCGTCACCGTTGCCACCGCGGTCGGCGAGCCCGGCCACGAACGCCCGCTCCAGCGCACCGTCGGCGCCGAGTTCCGCGAGTGTGCCGACGGTGCCGACGAAGCGGCGGGCCTTGCCGTCGAAGACGTAGTCGGCACGCAGCACGGCGCGGCCGTCGACGACCAGGTCACGGATGTCGCTGATGGCGTAGTCGCGGTAGTACTTGTGCAGCAGCACCTCGAGCATCGGCTCGGTGGCCCGCACGCCGCGGGCCAGGCGCAGCGCCAGGTAGTTCGCCGTCCACTCGTGCACCCCGGCCAGCGCGAGGACCCGCCGGGAGTAGTCGGCGGGGCGGGGATCGGCGGCGAGGGCCTCGATCTCGGCGGAGAATCCGGCGAGCACTGCCGCGCGTTCTCGGTCGACCTGCGGCTGGTCGAACCACCGGAACCGCACGGAGCGCGACATGTCGCCGATGGCGGGGAACCGCAGCTGGGTGGCGCGCAGCAGCCGCTCGAGGTTGGCGCGTGCCGAAGCGGCGAACCCGTTCGTGGGTGCCGGCTCAGCGATCCAACGGTCGAGGATGCCGAGGACGATGGGGACGTCCGTCGAGGTCCGCTTCTGCGCGAGGAAGATCCGGAAGACGGCGGCCTCCAGGGCCGGGGTCCGGTCGAGCGAATCGACGCCGTAGTGCGCCAGCACCCGGGTGAGGCGCTCCACGAACTGTTCGGGCAGGCCGGCGCGTTCCGCGTCCAGCGTCGTCAGGTAGCGGTGCAGGTGCTCGCGGTCGCTGTGGATCCGCAGCTCGGTGTGCTCCTCCTGCCCGAAGGCCCGGTTGCGGCTCAGTTCGGCCAGGTCGGCAAACAGCCCGATGAGCCCGACCTCACCGGACACAGGGTCGCCTCCCGCGGCGATGAGTTCGTCGCGGGCGGCGAGGTAGCGGGGCAGCGTCTTCGCGGACGGGTCGACGTCGTAGCCCATGAGGGTGGCCGACAGGTCACCCAACAAGCCGGCGACGCGCGCGGCGGGATCCGGATCGGCTGTGGGCTGGGGGACGCGGGTGGCGTCACGTCGGGCGGCCTGCTCGTCACCGGCGAGTTCCTCGGGTGAGTCGCCCTGATCCGAGTCGAGCGGCTCGAGGCGGGCCAGCGGGGCCATCGCCTCGACCTGCGACCCCGTCATGACCTGCAGTTCCTTGATCCTGGCCCGGAAGGGCGCCGGGATCACGGTCTCCATCTTCATCGACTCGAGCACGACGACGGGTGCCCCGGCCTCGACGATGTCGCCGACCGCCGCCGGGGTGGCCACGACGAGCGCGGGGGCGGGGGAGCGGAGGAAGCCGCCCTCGTCCCGCGACACGCGGTGGGCGACGCCGTCGACCTCTACGAGGTGCACAGGGCCGTGGACGGCGGTCACGATGCGGTACTGCTCGCCGCCGACGGTGATCCGCCCCTGGGCGTCGTCGAGTCGGGTCAGCTCGGCGGTCGTCGGCTGGCCGTCGACCTCGACGCGGTAGCGGTCCGGCCCCGTCGCGTAGCAGGTGACGCGGTGCGCGGTGCCGCGCAGCTTGAGGTCGACCGTCAGCCCCGACGTGTGCTGCGTCTGCGGCCGGCCGCCGCGCGCCGTCGACAGCAGGTGGCTGGTCTCGAACTCGACCGCCTCCTCGTAGGCCTCGATCGCCGCCGTCACGAGCGCGACGCCCGCATGCTGGTCGGCGACCAGGCCGCCCGCCGCGCGGGCCCTGTCGATCCAGCCGGTGTCGGCCCACTGGGCCCTGGGGCCGCGGCGGGCCCCCGCCACGGCGGCGGGGCCGACGACCTCCGGCTGTTCAAGCAGCTCCAGGACGAAGCTCTTGTTGGTGACTCCGCCCTCGATGACGACGACGGTCTCGCGCAGGGCGCGACGCAGTCGACCGAGGGCCTCGCTGCGGGTGCGGCCGAAGGCGATGATCTTGGCGATCATCGAGTCGAAGTCGGCGGGGATGGTGTCGCCCTCGGCGACGCCCGTGTCGACGCGGATGCCGGGCCCGGCCGGCAGGTCGAGGCGGGCGATCCGGCCGGGGGCCGGGGCGAAGTCGCGGTCCGGGTCCTCCGCGTTGAGGCGGGCCTCGACGGCGTGGCCGAACTCGGAGGGCCGCTCCGTGAGGCGGCCGCCCGACGCGACGTGCAACTGCGCCCTGACCAGGTCGAACGAGTTGGTCACCTCGGTGATCGGGTGCTCCACCTGCAGGCGGGTGTTGACCTCGAGGAACGCGAACTGGTCGTCGCCGGGGTGGTACAGGAACTCGACAGTCGCCGCCCCGCGGTAGCCGACGGCGAGCGCCAGCCGCTCAGCCGAGGCCCGCAGCTCTGCAGTGCGCTCCGGGGTCAGCAGCGGGGAGGCCGACTCCTCGATGATCTTCTGGTTGCGACGCTGGATGGTGCAGTCGCGCACGCCGACGGCCCAGGCCGTCTCGCCGTCGGAGATCAGCTGCACCTCCACGTGGCGGGCGCCCGTGACGAGCTTCTCCAGGAACACCACCCCGGAGCCGAACGCGCGCTGTGCCTCGTCCCGGGTGCGTTGGTAGGCGTCGGTGAGGTCGGCGGCGCCGTCGACCCTGCGGATGCCGCGGCCGCCGCCTCCCGCCGTGGCCTTGAGCATCAGCGGGTAGCCGACGCGATCAGCGGCCGCGAGGGCATCGTCGAGGGTGTCGACGCCGCCGCCGGACCAGGGGGCGACGGGGACCCCGACCTCCTCGGCGATCAACTTCGAGCCGATCTTGTCGCCGAGCCTGCGCATGGCGTCGCCGGACGGGCCGATGAACGTGATCCCGAGGTCGGCCATGAGGTCGGCGAAGGCCGCGTCCTCTGCCACGAAGCCCCAGCCGACCCAGACCGCGTCGGCGCGGGCGCGTCGCAGGACGTCGGCCAGCAGCCCGTGGTTCAGGTAGGGACGGTCGGAGGCGGGGCCGATGGGGTACGCCTCGTCGGCCTCCCGCGCGAACATCGCCGAGCGCTCCGCGTCCGTGTAAAGGGCGATCGTGACGAGGGGCTCCCTGTCGGGGTGCTCCGCGTTCAGATCCCGTACGGCGTGGATGAGGCGCATGGCGGCCTCACCCCGATTGACGATCGCGATCCGCGTGAACATCGAACCTCCCTGGCATGGCAAACGACCCTCGGCGGAGGGCATGGGGCAACAATTCCGCATCAGGGGTGCCCAGCAGGGCTGGTCCACGGCCAATGTCGACGGTTGAACTTTGTTGGACCTCGACAACGCCTGATGCCCCGTTGGATGAGAGGTCTCTCACCCGCGCCTCACACCGTCCTCAGCGACGACGGCTTCGATCCGTCTCATGGGGCAGTTGCGCGTGGGGCAGGGCAGGATGGGGCGCATGGACGCCAGCCAGACCGCACCCCGCGCGCCGGGCAGCATCCGCCACCGCATCATGTGGCCCATGATCCTGCTGGCCGGCCTCGCCCTGCTGGTGTCCGGCGGGATCGTCTCGGTGATCCAGGACCGGTCGATCACCGCCGCCGTCGACGAGCGACTCGAGCGCACGCGCGACGAGCTGAAGGTACTGGCGCAGAGCGGTGTCGATCCGCAGACCGGCGACCAGTTCACCGGGCCGTCGGAGGTGCTCCACACCTTCCTGTCGCGCACGGTGCTGGGCGACGCTGAGGGCGAGGTCGCCTTCGTCGGGGATCGGATCGAGTGGATGGCCAGCGAGGATCAGCCGGTCCGTCCCGAGGACGACCGGGCCCTCATCGCGGCGGTGGCGCCACT
The DNA window shown above is from Tessaracoccus defluvii and carries:
- a CDS encoding ATP-binding protein, with product MFTRIAIVNRGEAAMRLIHAVRDLNAEHPDREPLVTIALYTDAERSAMFAREADEAYPIGPASDRPYLNHGLLADVLRRARADAVWVGWGFVAEDAAFADLMADLGITFIGPSGDAMRRLGDKIGSKLIAEEVGVPVAPWSGGGVDTLDDALAAADRVGYPLMLKATAGGGGRGIRRVDGAADLTDAYQRTRDEAQRAFGSGVVFLEKLVTGARHVEVQLISDGETAWAVGVRDCTIQRRNQKIIEESASPLLTPERTAELRASAERLALAVGYRGAATVEFLYHPGDDQFAFLEVNTRLQVEHPITEVTNSFDLVRAQLHVASGGRLTERPSEFGHAVEARLNAEDPDRDFAPAPGRIARLDLPAGPGIRVDTGVAEGDTIPADFDSMIAKIIAFGRTRSEALGRLRRALRETVVVIEGGVTNKSFVLELLEQPEVVGPAAVAGARRGPRAQWADTGWIDRARAAGGLVADQHAGVALVTAAIEAYEEAVEFETSHLLSTARGGRPQTQHTSGLTVDLKLRGTAHRVTCYATGPDRYRVEVDGQPTTAELTRLDDAQGRITVGGEQYRIVTAVHGPVHLVEVDGVAHRVSRDEGGFLRSPAPALVVATPAAVGDIVEAGAPVVVLESMKMETVIPAPFRARIKELQVMTGSQVEAMAPLARLEPLDSDQGDSPEELAGDEQAARRDATRVPQPTADPDPAARVAGLLGDLSATLMGYDVDPSAKTLPRYLAARDELIAAGGDPVSGEVGLIGLFADLAELSRNRAFGQEEHTELRIHSDREHLHRYLTTLDAERAGLPEQFVERLTRVLAHYGVDSLDRTPALEAAVFRIFLAQKRTSTDVPIVLGILDRWIAEPAPTNGFAASARANLERLLRATQLRFPAIGDMSRSVRFRWFDQPQVDRERAAVLAGFSAEIEALAADPRPADYSRRVLALAGVHEWTANYLALRLARGVRATEPMLEVLLHKYYRDYAISDIRDLVVDGRAVLRADYVFDGKARRFVGTVGTLAELGADGALERAFVAGLADRGGNGDAVGELYVLLDERPEPDALAGQLAAALAAWRPNADMKRIAVGACSADGLVEYFTFRYADGVPVEDRNLRGMHPMAGRRLDLWRLREFDTTRLPAPEDVLLFECVAKSNPDDRRLVAMAQVRQLAAVRDERGRLLALPHAERAVSNCLEAIRRTRSARGAAGSRLDMNHVWVDVWPEVDLSLEDIVPLQGKITPLSDGAGIEEVLCQGRFRQGDRLVPLAVRFHAQPGAGTTASVGAPPTEPLKPLDDYAGKVLRARRRGLVYPYELSATLAGPGGTLTELDLDADGKLAEVDRAPGKNRAGIIVARVTTPTELHPEGVTRIVLSGDPTKGLGAVAEPECSRIIAAIDLAEQLGVPVEWFTLSSGARISMDSGTENMDWVGAALRRIVEFTQDGGEINVVVAGINVGAQPYWNAEATMLMHTRGILVMTPDSAMVLTGKQSLDFSGGVSAEDNFGIGGYDRVMGPNGQAQYWAPNLGAAMEILLQHYDHTYVAVGEDGPRRAVTSDPSDRDVSDFPHSAVGSDFTTVGQIFSVEHNPDRKKAFDIRTVIAAVCDQDQVRSERWAGMAEAETAVVIDARIGGHSVSVLGIESTPVPRVGFPPTDGPDTFTAGTLFPRSSKKAARAINAASGNRPLVVLANLSGFDGSPDSMRNLQLEYGAEIGRAIVNFEGPIVFVVISRYHGGAFVVFSKRLNPNMTVLAVEGSFASVIGGAPAAAVVFARDVETRTTADPRVAELEAAVRSASPEARTELQLALQDVRKAVRAEKISEVAAEFDGVHNIHRAVEVGSVDKVISAAQLRPAIIATIEAHLG